The nucleotide window TGTTACCTGGGTACAGCTATAAATAGCGAGCTCTATTGATTGTAAACACGACTTTTCTGTCAAATACACGCTATATTTTATTCAAAGCTCAatataatttttatcttcttGTTTATTGATATCGTTGCTATTGTACCCAGAAGCCCTGCTCCCTGAattattatttctgctattttatctCCATCTCAAGGATAAGTATCATATTTTatctaattcatctattattttaggatcaaattaattcattcgtctataaatcatgtataaatttaactgtaccgttttacgtgtaaacagtttggcaccctcAGTGAGGCTTAGACGGTTGTGTAATTAAGTTAGCCCTTGCCTCTTTTACTGACGTGTTTGATTATTTATTCTTAGCAAAATATCATAGAAAATGGCAGATAATGGTGTTAATAACACACAACCTCGAGGCCCAAAGATATCAGCCGTGgcacgaggattcaatcagtgataccCGCAGTGAGGGGAACGAGGCCACTCCAGTCCACGATAGGCGGCACCCATGACATGTTCGGGAAGCGACTCGTGATGATGCTGAAGAAGAGCACGTCGTCGAAGCGGTAAGGGTATTGTAGGAGCAACAGGAAGCCATTTTAGGTCATCTTACACGACAAGATAAGGTTATGACAGAAATAAAGCAGGGGTTATCGGGTGCTTCCAATAACGCGAATATACGGGGTCcagttcctcccggtgctcccACAAATCAAACAACGCAAAGGGTCGATAACAATACCTCGAGGGGCGAGGTCAGCTTCGATAAGGCCGGGGCAAACGGTTTCGGTCACAATAACGAGAGTGATCCTTTAAAAAACAAACTCTTACGatttatgagggaagtaaacgcccgcatggaccaaatcccggTCGCACCACCAGTGTTGAAAGGGTTGTATTCAAAGAAGTACACTCAATTGTCGTACAAACTAATCGCGGCACCATAATTGATCCCGAAGCGATTTAAAATGCCAACCATGCtgaaatatgatgggacttcagatcctCAAGAGCATATCACCACCTACACAATGGAGGTGAAGGGGAACGATTTAGCTCCCTACGATATTGAATCacttttgctgaagaaatttggagagactCTCGCGAAgggagccttgacgtggtattcgcttttacccgagcattccatagactcTTTCGAGATCCTCGCAAATTCTTTCATTAAGGCCCATGCTGAGACCAGAAATGTGCAAGAGAAAGGATGTTGCTGCGGGAATTCGTAACCCGATTCTagaaggaaaggatgttgctCCCGAGCGTTCCGGATGAATGggcggctgaagcattcaccaagggtTTGAATCTGAGAAGTTCTGATGCTTCCTAGAagttaaaagaaatcttactcaAGTTCTAAGCGACAACTTGGGTGGatgttcaaaactgatatgagtcgAAGATAAGGATTGAGGATGATCACTCGATTTTCCGACGTTAGTTAAGGGTCGTGACCAGAAGAAGAATAGAGAAGTCAAAAGACGATTTCGATACAGATCGACAGTCTTCGAGGAGCCAGTTTTTTCCCTATAAACAGGCCGAAGGACGCGATAGAAGTTTCCGGTCGGCTGACAGGTTCGTTACCGATAGAATAATTGATCGTGTTTGGAACAACATGTCATTACCAAACAAGGAAACGTCATGTTCTCGGGATTCTTCTTATCCTAGACTTTCAGAATATAACTTTAACGTCAGTGTAGTAGAGTTGGTGTTggctatgaggaacattaaagaagcacgatTTCCAAAACCAATAAGATCTGATCTCATCTAGAGCGATCTTAATTTGTGGTGCGAATATCACGGGACGAATGGTCACCGGACTGGGGACTGCTGGCACATGCGCGAAAAAGTGGCAACACTACTAAAAATTGGCCATCTCAAGGAATTCTTAAGTTATCGGGCTAAAAACAATTACGATCGGAATCGTGATAATACGAAGCCCTCAGAAACAGAAGAAGATCCCCTGCTTctgacgatcaacatgattttcgggggGAATGCGATTAACGAGGCTACTTTCTAGGCAGAAAAAATACGAAGGTATCAATAACCCAAACCAAGAGACTTCGAGAAGTCGTCGAAGACGACATCACTTTCATAGAGCAGGACGCAGATGGATTGTTGCTACCGCaaaatgatgcattggtaatctcTCTAAATGTATTAGATTTTTATATTAAATGTGTTCTGGTGGATCCAGGGAGTTCAGCCAATATTATATAATGGAGAGTGTTGGAGCAAGTCAAGCTCACCGAAAGCATCATTCCGGCCATAAAACTCCTCGTCGGGTTTAACCTAGCAAGCatgacaacccgaggagagatccGACTGCCTACTAATGCCAAAGGGGTGATGAAGACGACCCTTTTCGAGGTGGTAGATGGTGATATGGGCTACAATATTATCCTGGGAAGATCATGGTTGCATGAGATGAAGGTTGTGCTATCGACATATCACCAGTTGCTGAAATTACTGACTCCCGAagtaattaaacaaataagaggtgaccaactggcagcaagggagatgaatgcaatttcggtctccagtagcaaagAGAAAGAGCATgaggcatagcaattacaggaatcgGCGCCTGCTCCCGAGTCaagaaaagtcaaccaaaatgaAGAGGCATTAAAATCTTATCAAGTTCCAGGGTATTTCCAGTTACCAGAAGAGACTGACGCAACAAAATCCACAGCGGAAGAGCTTGAGCAAGTCGTATTGTTCGAAAAATTCTTGGAGAGGAAATTCCACATAGGGATAGGATTGCACCCTGAACTAAGGTACGGATTTATTGAGTTTCTTAAATTTAACATCGATTGTTTTGTGTGGTCATATatggatatgacaggtatcccacccTAAGTGGTTGTATACAAGCTCAGCTTGGATCCCAGCATTCCTCTTGTAAGACAGAAAAAATGACATACTGCCGATGCGAGAaacaaattcgtcaaagaagaggttactCGCCTACTTGATATCagttcaatccgagaggtaaagtatccagaattgctagctaacgtagtagttccaaagaagaagaataaaattcgcatgtgcatagactataaagacttaaataaCGCGTGCCCAAAGGACTtgttcccattgccaaacattaatcaaatgattgatgcaatggccgggcatgagttaatgagtttcctctaTGCTTACTTTGGGTACAACTAAATTAAGATAAACCCggaggatcaagaaaaaactttgttcataacgaatttcggcacatattgctataatataATGCCCTTCGGGCAAAAGAATGTCAGAGCCACTTATCAGCGGCTCGTAAAGAAAATGTTTGAAAAATAGATAGGGATAACCATGGAAGTTTATAGAGACgatatgcttgttaagtctttgaatggaggtgatcatcttaaacacttgcaagaaacttttgacatcctgaggaagcataacatgaagcttaacctgGAGAAGTGTGTGTTCGGGTTCAGCTCCGGCAAGTTCATGGGATTCCCGGTGTCACAAAGTGGGATTGAtgtcaaccccgataaaattaaagccatcgaagacatcctgGACCAGTTGTCAAGAGTAAAAGAGGTTCAAGGGCACACAAGGCAATTGACCGCTTTGAACAGGTTCATTTTCTGGTCTTCCAAGAAATGccatcatttcttctcactaatcaaaaagaagaacaacttctaatggaccccggaatgtcaacaggatttgagggatttgaaaaggtacttgtcaaGTCCTCCGTTTGTGTTGAAGCCGGAGGAAGGCGAAAAATTGTTAATCTACCTAGCagtctcggaggtagcggtaagcgCTATTTTAGTCCGTGAGAACGAAGGTACGCAATATCCTTTATAAACCCAAACTTTCAGGTAGGCTGACCAAATGGTCCagcgaaatgagtgaatttgacatagaatataagcCTAGGAttgcaattaagtcacaagttttggccgactttgtggccaATTTCAATCTGGGATTGTTATCTTTGGCAACAAAAGAAGTTgtaatggtgtcagaatcgacatcaatagtttggaccctatttacggacggagcttccaacgtaaaagggtccgagCTCAGCATAGTATTAACCACGCCTTCGGGAGAAACCCAAAGGCAGACTATCAGAACGGTTCCTCTAACTAATAACGAAGCAGAGtacgaagctttgattgcagggctcgaactGACCTGGGGACTAGATTCTGAGGTCATTGAAATCAAATACGACTcccagctggtggtaaatcaggtctacgggatcttcgacGCCAAAGAGGAACACATGTAGTAATACGTAATGAAGGTTCAGGCTCTACTTGCTCGATTTCGGGAATGGTCAATCATGTATACCCtgagggaagaaaatgcagaagcggATGCATTAGTTAACCTTGGCTCACATACGAAAATGAAGGTATCGAACTCCGGTACGGTTGTACAACTTATGCACTCAGTTCTGGACGCAGATAGCTATTCCGAGGTAAACGCGACTAATGTGGTCtaggactggaggaatgagatcattgattACCTCGAGCACGGAAAGTTGCCTCAAAATCCTAAGGCATCCTGGGCGTTGCATGCCAAAGTAGCACAGTATAGTTTAAAAGGAGGCCAATTATATaggaaatctttccaaggcctGCTAGCCCAATGTTTTGGAGCCTCTGAAGCTAATTATGTTAagggagaagtccacgaagggatctATGGAAATCATTCGGGCGCAGAATCCTTAGTGCTAAAATTGgtaagggcaggatattattggctccgAATGGAATAAGACGCCAAAGCTTTTGTTTAAAAATGTTATAAGTGTATACGCTATGCACTGTTGGTACATTAACTAGTGGAACGATTGCACTCGGTATTGTCTCCATGGCCgctcatgaagtggggaatggatattgctGGGACACTACCACTGGCCCTTGGTAAGGTAAGGttccttttgattttaactgactatttttctaagtaggTTAAAACAGGTCCTTATCCGAAGATCGGCGAATGTGAAGTGGTGGATTTCTTatgggagaacataatttgcatattcgggataccaaaagagatagcttGCGACAACGGGTCGCAATTTAGTGGCGCAAATGtcacaaagttcctcgaagacttgaaaatcaaaaggatcacatctTCGCCCTATCATCCGAGCGTAAATGGTCAAGAGGAGTCAAGGAACtaagtgattatacaaaatctcaaaaagagatagGAAGCATCTAAAGGCAAATGACTCGAGGAGCTATCCAGTGTATTATAGGCGTACCGAATAATGGCCAAATCAAGCATGAGAGAAACTCCCTTTTCCTTTGTGTACGAAGCAGAATCCCTTATCCCGGTGAAAGTAGGGGAGCCTACCTTGAGATACTCTCAAGcaaatgaagaagaaaacaatGAAGTAATGTTTGTCAATTTGGAGTTGTTTGATGAACGTAGGGACATGGCACATATAAGGATGGCAGCTCAAAAGCAAAGAATAGAAAGCTATTACAACcaaagagccaacctccgttattttAAAGTAGAAGACTTGGTTTTAAGGAGTGTAAGTCAAATCACCAGGGAACTCAATacggggaagctaggtccaacatgggaaggcccctaccgggtttcaaCTGTCATCGTGAAAGGATCATACGAGTTGAaaaatcaagatggagaaaaACTGCCAAGCAACTGAACTTGGCACGCCTCAAGAGATACTATTGCCGATGAACATCACTTGTACTGAAAGTATgcgctgcactcttttttcctttgtccAGTTTTtttcccaattgggtttttctggcaagcttttaatgaggcagcaacagaaagcatactatGAAGGAAGTTTCAACAGCAAGAATAAGATCTTTTTTATGACAGGGCAGACAAGCAAAGGATCACCACAAAGTAGTTAGATAATCCTTTTCTCGGTAGCAAAGTTCATATCGGGAAATTAAGTTTGCTATCAAACAAAGATTACTCGACCGTTTACAAGTGCAAGACGCTAGGTGATTGTTAGACAGTCTTTGGCTCGATAACATAAATTTCTAAGGGGAAGTGAAGTTTGTTACCGAACTGAAGACTATCTAGTAATTCATTAGTGAGATCCTCGAAGGTGTAAAACTTCCAGTGTTCAAACACACATTCGTCGCAGTTGAACATTGGGGGGAATGATATAAGGATACGACAGCAATGACTGCCGCTTCGATCGGAATACGAAACCCGAAAATATAGTTGCATCATTGGGACCGAGGACTGCGCGACCAACTTTGTAGAAACAAGTTGTGCAAGTTAGCCAGAAGAAATGGCAATTCTTTTTAGCACAACGAATACttattacttttgaaaatggaaggaataaagtaaagtccttttatttatatcttgtttcttgtctgaacgattaatcagttttatcatttgaaagttaaacaagtacttcaaatgctagtgtcgtAATGAACAAGAGATGTCCTCTTCAAAagcaccataaacataagagggccctctcttataaaaaccctcacgttaaagggatGATTTCGGAAGAACCTATGCCCAAAATCCAAATTATTTCGGGGAAAATACACCCAAAGCCTTGCACGACAAGTTGCAAAAAGCAAACTTGCGCAAACACTTAAACAATAAACGGCAAAAAataaacttgcgcaaatacttaagTGAAAAGTACGCAAAGACTTGCACAAATAAAAAGTGTGCAAAGAGGAAAATTTGCACAATACTTAAGCAAAAAAGTGCTCCTATTCACAGCAAAAGCAATACGGATACAAAATCacggaaaacaaaacaaaaaactaaGCTACTGCATCTCTGGGACCTAGAGGAAGAGAAGTATCTACACCCTCAAGAG belongs to Nicotiana tabacum cultivar K326 chromosome 6, ASM71507v2, whole genome shotgun sequence and includes:
- the LOC142181556 gene encoding uncharacterized protein LOC142181556; amino-acid sequence: MAKSSMRETPFSFVYEAESLIPVKVGEPTLRYSQANEEENNEVMFVNLELFDERRDMAHIRMAAQKQRIESYYNQRANLRYFKVEDLVLRSVSQITRELNTGKLGPTWEGPYRVSTVIVKGSYELKNQDGEKLPSN